Part of the Ictalurus furcatus strain D&B chromosome 28, Billie_1.0, whole genome shotgun sequence genome is shown below.
NNNNNNNNNNNNNNNNNNNNNNNNNNNNNNNNNNNNNNNNNNNNNNNNNNNNNNNNNNNNNNNNNNNNNNNNNNNNNNNNNNNNNNNNNNNNNNNNNNNNNNNNNNNNNNNNNNNNNNNNNNNNNNNNNNNNNNNNNNNNNNNNNNNNNNNNNNNNNNNNNNNNNNNNNNNNNNNNNNNNNNNNNNNNNNNNNNNNNNNNNNNNNNNNNNNNNNNNNNNNNNNNNNNNNNNNNNNNNNNNNNNNNNNNNNNNNNNNNNNNNNNNNNNNNNNNNNNNNNNNNNNNNNNNNNNNNNNNNNNNNNNNNNNNNNNNNNNNNNNNNNNNNNNNNNNNNNNNNNNNNNNNNNNNNNNNNNNNNNNNNNNNNNNNNNNNNNNNNNNNNNNNNNNNNNNNNNNNNNNNNNNNNNNNNNNNNNNNNNNNNNNNNNNNNNNNNNNNNNNNNNNNNNNNNNNNNNNNNNNNNNNNNNNNNNNNNNNNNNNNNNNNNNNNNNNNNNNNNNNNNNNNNNNNNNNNNNNNNNNNNNNNNNNNNNNNNNNNNNNNNNNNNNNNNNNNNNNNNNNNNNNNNNNNNNNNNNNNNNNNNNNNNNNNNNNNNNNNNNNNNNNNNNNNNNNNNNNNNNNNNNNNNNNNNNNNNNNNNNNNNNNNNNNNNNNNNNNNNNNNNNNNNNNNNNNNNNNNNNNNNNNNNNNNNNNNNNNNNNNNNNNNNNNNNNNNNNNNNNNNNNNNNNNNNNNNNNNNNNNNNNNNNNNNNNNNNNNNNNNNNNNNNNNNNNNNNNNNNNNNNNNNNNNNNNNNNNNNNNNNNNNNNNNNNNNNNNNNNNNNNNNNNNNNNNNNNNNNNNNNNNNNNNNNNNNNNNNNNNNNNNNNNNNNNNNNNNNNNNNNNNNNNNNNNNNNNNNNNNNNNNNNNNNNNNNNNNNNNNNNNNNNNNNNNNNNNNNNNNNNNNNNNNNNNNNNNNNNNNNNNNNNNNNNNNNNNNNNNNNNNNNNNNNNNNNNNNNNNNNNNNNNNNNNNNNNNNNNNNNNNNNNNNNNNNNNNNNNNNNNNNNNNNNNNNNTTGATATGGCTTATCTGgaatcacatttacatttattatttagcagcgtttttattcaaagcgacttacaaatgagaaaatacgaGGAAATTACCTCGCTGATCTACTTCCTCCACCTTTGACTGAGAGTGATGTGGTGTCTTTACGATAAGACTGACGCTGGAGTTAATCCCACTTGCTGATGATCTCAAGACTTTCCTGATTTTCCTAAACGTGTCTTACTTCACCATGCCAaagattacacacatttttgaaTCAGTTTATGTGGCTTGTCCACCATACACATCATCTACAAatgggctgttactatagaaacgagtccggattagaatgagcacatcaATATAAACACCAACAAATCAGATTCAACAATTaaacattgctgtggtataaaggaataataataataataataataataataataataataataatatttacttcACTACTTTCCTACTAGGATTGCATGCGCTCAGCCCAGTGTGAGTAATAGGTGAGTAAACGTGTGCGCATAACAACAGAAGAGACCTCagcttttttcctttaatttgtcacctgtccaTACCTaccaatatactgtaaattaagTGAaagctaaagtgtgtgtgtgtgtgtgtgtgtgtgtgtgtgtgtgtgtgttgtcagtcGGCCAGATGTCTCCACAACGACCCCGTGGTTAGCTCCAATTGTGTGGGAGGGTACATATGATTTGACGGTGATTGACAACATCTACAAACAACAGAACATCACTGTGGCAGTCACCGTCTTCGCTCTGGGAAAGTAGGTCTTGACACGCAcaaagcattgtgggtaatggtgtgtgataaaatgttcaaaaatttaAACATGTTTGCCAGCGAGGCTCTAACGGTGATGACACTAAACGGGTACCTAAGTGGTGCGACAGAAAACCGTTTGCCCTGTCGTCGGAAAATCGCAAATTTGATCCCTGACTATGCCACAGCTATCCATGTCCTGatgccaagggagcaaaattggccatgctctctgggtgggaggggcatcaTGTCTCTACCCTGTCAATCAAAGCAGCCCTAATCAATCATGTCTCCATCATGTCTGTcagtatgcagaagagggcaaaTAGCACTTTAGTTCCATCAAAAACCTTCGTAAtgaatcccttctataactaaCTGAATATGTTCCTGCAGGTACGTACGCTTCCTGAAGGACTTCCTAGAATCTGCAGAGCAGCACTTCATGGTGGGCTACCAAGTGCATTATTACCTGTTTACCGATGGTCCAGACGAGGTTCCCGCGGTAACGCTGGGGGAAGGGCGTCAGTTGACCGTGATAAAAACAGAAACCTCGAACCGCTGGCAGGAAATCTCACTGCGCAGGATGGAGAGAATCGAGAAGCTCATCGAGAAGGAACTCACCGACAAGGCAGACTACATATTCAGTCTCGACGTCGACTCCAAATTCTACGCTCACTGGGGGGCAGAGTCTCTGGGCGACCTTGTCGGCGTGCTGCATGCCTGGTTTTTCGGAAAATCTCGGGAACAGTTCACGTACGAGCGGCGTCCTGAATCTTAGGCCTTCATACCTTTACAAGAAGGAGACTACTACTACGGAGGTGCCGTGATCGGAGGACGCCTCGACAAAGTGCACCAGCTGGTGAAGACGTGCCGCATGCAGCTGGATGTGGACCGAGCCAATCACATTGAAGCGGCATGGCAGGAGGAGTCTCACCTGAACAAGTACTTCCTGTACAATAAGCCCAGCAAGTTGCTCTCACCTGAATACCTGTGGGACGACACAAAAGGGAAACCCAGCTACATGAAAGTGGTGCGTTTCTCTCAGGTGGTCAAGAATTACGCCGACATCCGACCCAACCCTTAAagcacactgtactgtaatgggTTTCTCAGGAAAGATAAATGAACTAACGCCACTAACTCTATCACCATCATCTCGCAGGTTTCAACCACAGACTACACCAAGGTCTTCCATCAGCTCAGGAACTTTGTCACTGAACAGCCTCCGAGCCATGTCACAACATTTACAGTTagacacaaactagcattatggAAATGTTAACATCCCTACAACAGCATAGCAGCTGAAAGAAAGCATCCATGAACGTTCATGGAACCAAAATTTCCTAGATCATTATATTGATAAATGGTGTTTTCCTGGGTTTTTAGGTCATAATTTTATGTTTGTAAATGAACTCAGTTACACAAACgcaataaagacaattcttAAAGGAAATCCAACTCCATGTCTTCAAACTTCAGTACAGGAACCATGGTGCAGTAGTTGCTCTTCTTAAATATACATTCTCTTTTATCTACCTCATTTGAATATGCTGAATAGGTCGAATCAtttggaaactggagaagtcattataagtcgcattttcagttgaatttggggaaaccatacatatacatatacacacatgcaataAGTCTGTACCTGCTCATCTTTcagggaagaagaaaagcatGGTAATACAGGCCTAATCTTTCCTGCggggtgagaacacacacacacacacacacacacacacacacacacactcctctctctctgtcaagctGAACATGTGCGTCTCCTCTTCTTTGACATGCTGTTTACTGTGATGCTGTGGTTGATATGACTTATCTGgaatcacatttacatttattcatttagcagcgttttttattcaaagcgacatacaaatgagaaaatacgaGGAAATTACCTCGCTAATCTACTTCCTCCACCTTTGACTGAAAGTGATGTGTCTTTACGATTAAGATTGACGCTGGAGTTAATCCCACTTCCTGATGATCTCAAGACTTTCCTGATTTTCCTCAGAGAGATTTTCCTTCACCACGGTCGCCTCAGGCTCGCCCATTAAGACTCGAAACTGCATCCAGAtttcagtaaagctgctttattgtTAAACGTGTTATAGAAATAACAATTGATTcgttacataaggaataaaacacgagttaccaccctgaagtggatCATTTTACAATAGTAATGTAATAGccgtgaaacaagttatttcctgttcttacactcgttccctcaccagcctctcttttgtttctctgtgttgAAGTTACAGTTTTATCTCTGACTGGTGCAACGTTCCGACACttcagactccttccataaaacttACATAAACGTCTCATTACATGTCTTACTTCACCATGCCAaagattacacacatttttgaaTCAGTTTATGTGGCTTGTCCACCATATACATCCCTACAAatgggctgttactatagaaacgagtccagattagaatgagcacattaatataaacaccaACAAATCAGATTCAACAATTCAACATTCAgcattcaactttttttttgagtcaAGTTTATCAAGATTATCTCAGGTTTGAGTAAAATTcacttataaaaaaaagaaagaaaaacactagTTGAATGTACTTATATTTGAAATGAGAATAACCCATGGTGCCATGTAAACCATGCTTAAAATATGCTCAGTTAAATTTACGTGTGGAAATTTTACTGCACGTTTCTTGAGTACATTTCACTCcaatctttttcctttttctttcaacgtgcacaactctgtgtgtgtattcactGGTTGCtgttaaagggtcatgaaacctccctctttcagcttaAGTCCTTCCTCttgttgtttttgaaaaatgcagttAAATGGGCAAGGATGGCTGTGcaaagaagggagggggagtgggcgtggcagggaaaggcgggtgaggaagagaggaagagggggggtgagccttcagaacactcatGATAAAAATGGATGGTGAGAAAATGTTTGCAGACGAGACAGATGACTCCTGTCCTCTTGAATCCACAGGGCCCCGCCCTATATATTTGAACCATTAGCCTGTGGCGTGACTacagaggaaaacaaaacaaaaccaggcGCAGAGTGGTTGGAAGGAGTGTCTGAATGGTAGTTAGATTGTAGGCTTGCGCTTTTTATGAATAAAAGGTGAAGACTCTTCCCTTCAACACGGACTCTCGTTGCATAGTTTTGCAAGCGGCGGCTTGTGGAGCTTTACgcggtttaattagctcaaaaggcaagtaaaactgttGGTTAAAAATTTAGACACGTACCtccgaagtccacctttctccaattctcgtAGCTCTCCAGAATAAACACGctcgaactcttacaccactgaaacaaacacctgcgacccatttgaacgtctctctcatctactacatctgtaggaaagcaccacatgctgtcatgaataattaagagtcAGCGTcgtctcataggataagaacacgcaggctcatgaataataATGAGACACAGACGTGTcatcgattaaaaaaaaagctcaaaatgaACCCATTTTCTCCTACAATTACAATGAACGGACGCTAAGAtcgtcttttatgatgtgcgacaCGAAcgcctctgttaaaatctcagaaaatgtagtttagtgtttcatgaccctttaagtGTTGTTCCTGGAGGAACATCAATTTCCTTCCAACGTATACAAGCAGTATAGAGGAAAGACGATACAATtacgttacttgcattacaaatctATTGTTAAGAAAACTATAGAAAACTTGGTTAgcaactagcctagttagaaaagttttatattttatccgtGTCATATCAcatcaaaccagtgactacaattcccatcctgcactgtggcccaGCATGTCATtgatgaaacactgaaacactgagttTGCTTGTTTGGGGTCTGCCATCTTGGAATCAATCTGGCagtcaacaagaaaatattcagggtagcCTTATTAACCAATCATACAGCTCTGGGAGATCTACAACCGTCCCAGCTGTGGATTCGATCCAGTTTCCTCAGTGGACTGTCGTAGATCTCCCTTTCAACCATCCATAGTAACCGCCTAACAGTCATGCTAACGGTCATGCtaacagtggtttaaattaggctactagtttaaACCAAACATCGCGGGATGGTGCAAACAAAACTAATAACTAACCGTCCTACACCGTTCGCACAGCTggaattaaataaagtaaattaaagctgaaagtctcaGAGAGAGGAGTGGTTTGTAAGTTTTGTAACcttattttgacaggtctaggtcaaaggtcatcatcaatcATATTTATGTTAACAGGTGTTGACAGgtgtaggtcaaaggtcatcaccaactaTCATTATCTTAACAGTTATAG
Proteins encoded:
- the LOC128603269 gene encoding LOW QUALITY PROTEIN: globoside alpha-1,3-N-acetylgalactosaminyltransferase 1-like (The sequence of the model RefSeq protein was modified relative to this genomic sequence to represent the inferred CDS: substituted 1 base at 1 genomic stop codon), which gives rise to LHYFPTRIACAQPSVSNSRPDVSTTTPWLAPIVWEGTYDLTVIDNIYKQQNITVAVTVFALGKYVRFLKDFLESAEQHFMVGYQVHYYLFTDGPDEVPAVTLGEGRQLTVIKTETSNRWQEISLRRMERIEKLIEKELTDKADYIFSLDVDSKFYAHWGAESLGDLVGVLHAWFFGKSREQFTYERRPESXAFIPLQEGDYYYGGAVIGGRLDKVHQLVKTCRMQLDVDRANHIEAAWQEESHLNKYFLYNKPSKLLSPEYLWDDTKGKPSYMKVVRFSQVVKNYADIRPNP